The following proteins are co-located in the candidate division WOR-3 bacterium genome:
- a CDS encoding SoxR reducing system RseC family protein, with product MNKESLRGIVLQKIGEGEYLVKILREGGSCSSCGFSKFCSIGGKKDEGDIIEVRGNGFAPGDEVILEEKVSGIIAATSLIFIVPIIAFVLGYYAGVSLGLSELTSALTGFAFMAIYFLVLRLFDKKLTESLFEFEIKRKS from the coding sequence TTGAACAAAGAAAGCTTAAGAGGCATTGTACTTCAAAAGATTGGGGAAGGTGAGTACCTTGTTAAGATATTGAGAGAAGGCGGATCCTGTTCTTCCTGTGGATTTTCAAAGTTCTGTAGCATAGGCGGAAAGAAAGACGAAGGTGACATTATAGAAGTTCGAGGTAATGGATTTGCACCAGGTGACGAGGTTATCTTAGAGGAGAAGGTGTCAGGAATTATTGCTGCCACTTCTCTAATCTTTATAGTTCCAATAATTGCCTTTGTTCTTGGGTATTATGCTGGTGTTTCCCTCGGATTATCAGAGTTAACGTCTGCATTAACCGGGTTTGCTTTCATGGCTATTTACTTCTTAGTACTTCGCCTGTTTGACAAAAAGCTTACGGAATCTCTGTTTGAGTTTGAAATTAAACGTAAAAGTTAA
- a CDS encoding RnfABCDGE type electron transport complex subunit B: protein MNTIVYSLILSLGLGLFFGLFLLISFKKLAVQEDPRVEKILEILPGANCGACGYSGCAGYAEALASGHEKNPGKCAPGGQDVANQISHFLGLDVVTVTKLVAKVMCNGSKENAVRRAEYNGIESCRVADFTLKGDKGCTYGCLGFGDCVDACPFGAMYMGEDGLPKVIEEKCTACGKCVEACPRDIIELVPVDRKVFVFCKSLDRGPVAKSYCKVACIGCGLCVKNAPEGAMKLENNLAYILQPDKVDEVAEKVVSVCPTGAIAIDKKFAEVKVS from the coding sequence ATGAACACAATAGTTTACAGTTTGATTCTTTCTCTTGGACTTGGTCTCTTTTTTGGTCTCTTTTTATTAATTTCTTTCAAAAAGCTTGCAGTTCAAGAAGATCCGAGGGTTGAAAAAATTCTCGAAATTCTTCCTGGTGCCAATTGCGGAGCCTGTGGATATTCTGGTTGTGCAGGATATGCAGAGGCACTCGCCAGTGGTCATGAAAAGAACCCAGGAAAGTGCGCTCCGGGAGGCCAGGACGTAGCTAATCAGATTTCTCACTTTTTGGGACTTGATGTTGTAACTGTCACCAAGCTTGTAGCAAAAGTTATGTGTAATGGTTCTAAAGAGAATGCTGTGCGAAGGGCTGAGTACAACGGGATAGAGTCTTGCAGAGTAGCTGACTTTACATTGAAGGGTGATAAGGGATGTACTTATGGTTGTCTTGGTTTCGGTGACTGTGTTGATGCCTGTCCCTTTGGTGCTATGTATATGGGAGAGGATGGGTTGCCTAAGGTGATTGAAGAAAAATGCACTGCCTGTGGTAAATGTGTTGAGGCATGTCCAAGGGACATAATTGAACTGGTACCTGTGGATAGGAAGGTGTTTGTTTTCTGCAAGAGTCTTGATAGGGGGCCTGTTGCAAAGAGTTATTGTAAAGTAGCCTGTATAGGTTGTGGCCTTTGCGTTAAGAATGCACCGGAAGGTGCCATGAAACTTGAAAATAACCTGGCATATATTTTACAGCCTGATAAGGTTGATGAAGTTGCTGAAAAGGTTGTGAGTGTTTGTCCAACTGGAGCTATCGCAATAGACAAGAAGTTTGCTGAGGTAAAGGTATCTTGA
- the rsxA gene encoding electron transport complex subunit RsxA, translating to MLRPLIIFLAAAITNNFILTYFLGLCPFLGVSARVSSAIGMGFAATFVMTMTAIITNLLDHLILRPLHLEFLQMIVFIFVIAVLVQFVEMVIKKSSPQLYKALGIYLPLITTNCIVLGLALLGAMRNYNLIENTFWGFGAGVGFTIALLLISGIREELETKDVPKALKGAPITLIIAGLMAFAFMGFSGIISLQ from the coding sequence ATGTTAAGGCCTTTAATAATATTTTTAGCCGCAGCAATAACAAACAATTTTATATTAACTTACTTTTTGGGATTATGCCCGTTTCTTGGGGTTTCAGCAAGGGTTTCCTCGGCTATAGGGATGGGTTTTGCCGCTACCTTTGTTATGACGATGACGGCGATAATAACAAATCTTCTTGACCATTTGATTTTGAGGCCCCTTCACCTTGAATTTTTACAGATGATTGTTTTTATTTTTGTCATTGCAGTTCTCGTGCAGTTTGTTGAAATGGTAATTAAGAAATCTTCTCCGCAACTATACAAGGCTCTCGGGATTTACCTTCCTCTCATCACAACAAACTGTATTGTACTTGGCCTTGCCCTTCTCGGAGCAATGAGAAATTATAATCTTATTGAGAACACTTTCTGGGGTTTTGGCGCTGGTGTTGGATTTACAATAGCATTACTTCTAATTTCGGGTATAAGGGAAGAACTGGAGACCAAAGATGTACCAAAGGCATTAAAGGGAGCACCTATAACCCTCATAATTGCTGGACTTATGGCTTTTGCCTTTATGGGCTTTTCGGGGATAATCTCCCTGCAATAA
- the rsxE gene encoding electron transport complex subunit RsxE, translating to MAPNKRSLGYEFIKGLFKENPVLVQLLGLCSVLAVSNAVINSISMGLSVLFVLFFSSFVIGLIKDFVPNEVRIPVYIIVIATFVTIADLFLRAKFPDISKALGPYIPLIVVNCIIMGRQEAFTKKNKLLPSIMDALGMSLGYILTIVTMGIIRELLGFGSIFGYKILGSWYKPILVMILPPGAFLTLALLIGFMNFVTKKE from the coding sequence ATGGCCCCAAATAAAAGAAGCCTTGGATATGAATTTATAAAGGGCCTGTTTAAAGAAAATCCTGTGCTTGTCCAGCTTCTGGGTCTCTGTTCGGTTCTCGCCGTTTCCAACGCGGTTATAAATAGTATTTCCATGGGATTATCAGTACTGTTCGTTTTGTTTTTCTCCTCTTTTGTCATTGGGCTTATTAAAGATTTTGTTCCCAATGAGGTTAGAATTCCTGTTTATATTATAGTAATTGCAACCTTTGTGACCATTGCTGATCTCTTTTTAAGGGCGAAGTTCCCTGATATCTCGAAGGCCCTCGGGCCTTACATTCCATTGATAGTTGTTAACTGCATTATTATGGGCAGGCAGGAAGCTTTTACTAAGAAGAATAAACTTCTCCCTTCCATAATGGATGCCCTTGGTATGAGCCTTGGTTACATTCTGACTATTGTGACGATGGGTATAATACGTGAACTTTTAGGTTTTGGATCGATTTTCGGATACAAAATTCTTGGGAGCTGGTATAAACCCATACTGGTAATGATCCTTCCCCCTGGAGCCTTCTTAACCCTTGCGCTCTTAATTGGCTTTATGAATTTTGTGACCAAAAAAGAATAG
- a CDS encoding FMN-binding protein: protein MNREFKMVFVLTLVIVIAGGILAYTYVATQRDIEKNLENAKKKALLAVVNGTSDYQEVKINDHTSIFAAKDAQGNVIGYGVMIEGAGFQGPIKMMVGFNKDGSEVLGIEILENVETPGLGNRIVEDWFKKQFAGKIPPIEVLKGKTPETKSQIQAITGATISSRSVANIVNAAAQALKNYLSGAGGTCTERDLETSFANCFPNAKLEKAGNYYLIKGKENTLIGYGVISKALGYSDTISIFLAMDKDLKKILGVIPLAGEVMSERTKFDGFLKSLSNKAMPLKLSDLDVVSGATVTQDAIVSAINNGYENLKKEIR, encoded by the coding sequence ATGAACAGAGAATTTAAAATGGTTTTTGTTTTAACGCTCGTCATAGTGATTGCTGGAGGAATTTTGGCTTATACTTATGTTGCCACTCAAAGGGATATTGAGAAGAATCTTGAAAATGCAAAGAAAAAAGCACTCCTCGCTGTTGTGAATGGAACCTCTGATTACCAGGAAGTGAAAATCAACGATCACACTTCTATCTTTGCGGCGAAAGATGCCCAGGGGAATGTGATAGGTTATGGTGTGATGATTGAAGGTGCCGGTTTTCAAGGTCCTATAAAAATGATGGTTGGTTTCAATAAGGATGGTTCCGAGGTTTTGGGTATAGAAATCTTAGAGAATGTGGAAACTCCGGGCCTTGGTAATAGAATAGTGGAAGATTGGTTTAAAAAGCAATTTGCAGGTAAGATTCCTCCCATTGAAGTTTTAAAAGGTAAGACCCCCGAAACTAAGTCTCAAATTCAAGCCATAACTGGTGCGACAATATCATCGAGGTCTGTCGCCAATATTGTAAATGCTGCTGCACAGGCCTTAAAAAATTACCTTTCTGGTGCTGGTGGCACTTGTACAGAGAGGGATTTGGAAACAAGTTTTGCTAATTGCTTTCCAAATGCTAAACTGGAAAAAGCGGGAAATTATTATTTGATTAAAGGAAAGGAAAACACGTTGATCGGCTATGGTGTAATTTCCAAAGCGCTGGGATATAGTGATACAATTTCGATTTTCCTCGCAATGGACAAGGATTTAAAAAAGATTCTTGGAGTTATTCCCCTTGCGGGAGAGGTGATGTCAGAGAGAACAAAATTTGATGGATTTTTAAAAAGCTTAAGTAACAAAGCCATGCCTTTAAAGTTGAGCGACCTTGATGTGGTGAGTGGTGCCACAGTCACCCAGGATGCTATAGTTTCAGCCATAAACAATGGTTATGAAAACTTAAAAAAAGAGATTAGATAA
- a CDS encoding RnfABCDGE type electron transport complex subunit D codes for MSEKTFILSASPHIRTDESVKKVMWFTVFSLIFPAAGAVYFFGFYPLLVMVVSAISAVVAEAIMLKLRGRDVKQCLDGSAVITGILLALTLPPKYPLWEAALGAAFAIVFAKQFFGGIGQNIFNPALIGRAFLMAAFPVDTTTWTPTRFIKPDAFTGATPLAAFKFSKILTPYKDLFFGNVSGSAGETSALLILISGLILILKGYVDYRLPLSYILSVAFFGGIMWLINPHKYPDPLFHILAGGLMLGAFYMITDMVTSPITPRGRIIYGIIAGFLVVLIRLFSGYPEGVMFSILIVNTLRPWIDRLAKPRILGEVRK; via the coding sequence ATGAGTGAAAAAACTTTTATCTTATCGGCTTCGCCCCATATAAGAACGGATGAAAGCGTGAAGAAGGTGATGTGGTTTACTGTATTTTCCCTTATCTTCCCTGCTGCTGGCGCCGTTTACTTTTTCGGATTTTACCCGCTTCTTGTAATGGTTGTGAGCGCAATTTCGGCCGTTGTGGCTGAGGCCATCATGTTGAAACTGAGAGGAAGAGATGTGAAACAGTGCCTCGATGGAAGTGCTGTAATCACTGGAATCCTTCTCGCACTCACCCTCCCCCCCAAATACCCCCTATGGGAAGCGGCTCTTGGAGCGGCCTTTGCGATTGTGTTTGCGAAACAATTCTTTGGTGGTATTGGCCAGAATATATTTAATCCTGCCTTAATTGGGAGAGCATTTCTTATGGCTGCTTTCCCTGTAGACACTACTACTTGGACTCCCACAAGGTTTATTAAACCCGATGCCTTTACCGGTGCTACGCCTCTTGCTGCCTTTAAGTTTTCTAAGATTTTGACCCCCTATAAAGACCTTTTCTTTGGAAACGTTTCTGGTTCTGCAGGTGAAACATCGGCTTTGCTCATTCTCATTAGTGGGCTTATATTGATTTTAAAAGGCTATGTGGATTACAGGCTCCCCCTCTCATATATATTGTCGGTTGCCTTTTTCGGGGGCATTATGTGGCTAATTAATCCCCATAAATACCCTGATCCACTTTTCCACATTCTTGCTGGTGGTTTAATGTTGGGCGCTTTTTATATGATTACCGATATGGTAACTTCCCCAATAACCCCTCGTGGTCGCATAATTTACGGAATAATCGCAGGTTTTCTGGTGGTTTTGATAAGACTATTTTCAGGTTATCCTGAGGGGGTAATGTTCAGCATTTTGATTGTGAATACTTTAAGGCCATGGATTGACAGGTTAGCTAAGCCGAGAATTCTCGGGGAGGTGCGGAAATGA
- the rsxC gene encoding electron transport complex subunit RsxC — MVKYTFKGGIHPPYNKWTTSKPIVRLEVPQTLYLPLIQHTGKPAKPLVKRGDEVKKGQKIAEADGYISAAIHAPTSGKVKTIIEHPHPVLLTSYPAIVIEADGKDEWFEEPKERPNWQESSPEEIVNAVREAGIVGLGGAAFPTHVKLSPPKEKPIDTVIINGAECEPFLTADDRILQERPTDVLWGAFLIKRALNASKVYIAIEDNKPEAIKKVSEVLKDFEGFELKVVKTKYPEGAEKQLIKALTGREVPRGGLPMDVGCLVQNVQTSLAVYEAVRFGKPLIERVTTLSGDGVKGSGNYLIRIGTRFQDVVDMTGGMTEDVVKVINGGPMMGIAQYTLEVPVIKGTSGILLFTKKYAKTFVEYNCIRCSKCVDVCPMGLLPLMLVDYIKAKRFVEAKEKYGLLDCIECGSCAFVCPSRINHVQWIKYGKQELRRLG; from the coding sequence ATGGTTAAGTACACTTTTAAGGGAGGAATTCATCCTCCTTACAATAAGTGGACCACTTCCAAACCCATTGTGAGATTGGAGGTCCCACAGACCCTGTATCTCCCACTCATACAACACACGGGGAAACCTGCTAAGCCTCTTGTTAAAAGGGGTGACGAAGTGAAGAAAGGACAGAAGATCGCCGAGGCTGATGGTTACATCTCTGCTGCAATTCACGCGCCCACTTCGGGTAAAGTTAAGACTATCATTGAGCATCCCCATCCAGTGCTTCTAACTTCTTATCCTGCAATTGTGATAGAAGCAGATGGGAAAGATGAATGGTTTGAAGAACCAAAGGAAAGGCCTAACTGGCAGGAATCGTCACCAGAAGAAATTGTCAATGCAGTAAGAGAAGCTGGAATCGTTGGACTTGGCGGTGCTGCATTCCCGACCCATGTAAAACTTTCTCCTCCTAAGGAAAAGCCTATTGATACCGTGATAATTAACGGCGCTGAGTGTGAGCCATTCCTCACTGCCGATGACAGGATCTTACAGGAACGCCCCACCGATGTTTTATGGGGTGCCTTCCTCATAAAGAGGGCCTTAAACGCCTCTAAGGTTTACATAGCGATAGAGGATAACAAACCCGAAGCTATAAAAAAGGTTTCTGAAGTTTTAAAAGATTTTGAAGGATTTGAGCTCAAGGTCGTTAAAACTAAGTACCCGGAAGGGGCTGAAAAACAGCTAATTAAAGCTTTGACTGGAAGAGAGGTACCTCGTGGTGGCTTACCGATGGATGTTGGATGTTTAGTGCAGAATGTCCAGACTTCCTTAGCTGTTTACGAGGCGGTGAGATTTGGGAAACCCTTAATCGAAAGGGTGACAACCCTTTCTGGTGATGGTGTCAAGGGGAGTGGAAACTATCTTATCAGAATCGGAACGAGATTTCAGGATGTTGTTGATATGACCGGTGGAATGACAGAGGATGTCGTAAAGGTTATAAATGGTGGTCCAATGATGGGTATCGCTCAATACACCCTTGAAGTCCCGGTGATAAAAGGCACATCGGGAATCTTGCTCTTTACTAAGAAATATGCAAAAACTTTTGTGGAATATAACTGTATCCGCTGTTCGAAGTGTGTTGATGTTTGCCCTATGGGACTTTTACCCCTGATGCTTGTAGATTATATCAAGGCCAAAAGATTTGTTGAGGCAAAGGAAAAATATGGACTTCTTGATTGTATTGAGTGTGGTTCTTGCGCCTTTGTTTGCCCGTCCAGAATAAACCATGTTCAATGGATTAAATATGGCAAGCAGGAATTAAGGAGGTTGGGATGA
- a CDS encoding indolepyruvate oxidoreductase subunit beta, with product MDRIFNIIIAGVGGQGILTASEILAKVAMEVGLDAKKSEVHGMSQRGGSVVSHVRFGKKVYSPLVEKGACDIILSFEKSEALRWVHYLKEEGGKVVINDLEIIPTTVSLKLDTYPTNIEDQIRDKAKAEVILVPATDLARQAGDARTANTVLLGVISNFLPFEDKVWEKVISDNVKKETIEVNLKAFYLGKNYYKK from the coding sequence ATGGACAGAATTTTTAATATTATTATTGCGGGCGTAGGGGGCCAGGGGATCCTAACTGCTTCGGAAATTCTCGCAAAGGTTGCAATGGAAGTCGGTCTTGATGCAAAGAAGAGCGAGGTTCACGGAATGTCTCAGAGAGGTGGAAGTGTAGTGAGTCATGTTCGTTTTGGGAAAAAGGTGTATTCTCCTTTAGTTGAAAAGGGTGCTTGTGACATTATTCTTTCCTTTGAAAAATCGGAAGCGTTACGCTGGGTTCACTATTTAAAGGAGGAGGGAGGAAAGGTTGTTATAAACGACCTTGAAATAATACCTACGACTGTTTCTCTTAAGCTGGATACCTATCCTACGAACATTGAGGACCAGATAAGGGATAAAGCAAAGGCAGAGGTGATTTTAGTCCCAGCAACGGATTTAGCGAGACAAGCGGGGGACGCGAGGACAGCAAATACGGTCTTGCTTGGGGTGATTTCGAACTTCTTACCCTTTGAAGATAAAGTTTGGGAGAAGGTCATTTCAGACAACGTTAAGAAAGAGACGATTGAGGTCAATTTAAAGGCTTTTTATCTGGGCAAAAATTACTACAAAAAATAA
- the iorA gene encoding indolepyruvate ferredoxin oxidoreductase subunit alpha: protein MGKKELLSGNEAIARGAWEAGVRVATAYPGTPSTEILENVAKYKEIYAEWSTNEKVAFEVALGAAIAGARSMTSMKHVGLNVAADPLFTSSYTGINAGFVIVTCDDPGMHSSQNEQDNRRYAKFAKLPLIEPSDSHEAKDFFKEAFKISEMFDTPVLFRMTTRLSHSKTVVELGEREEVPLKNYVKDFRKYVILPSNARVRHYVVEERLKKLQEFASQTNLNRIEEGDPSLGIVTSGISYQYAKEVFPEATFLKLGMSYPFPVDLFKKFANMVKRIIVIEENEPFLEEEIKILGYTGVEGKKYIPLCDELSPEVVRKGVLGAELPHPEPLKSVARPPVFCAGCPHTGIFYNLWRLKATVTGDIGCYTLGALPPYESIDTTICMGAGITNAFGFELARGKDFSKKLFGVIGDSTFLHTGIPGLIDIVYNKGITKIIILDNRITAMTGHQDHPGTGKTAKGEPTKAVDIKEIVKACGIDKVYEVDPHNLRGTRDVLKEVMELDEPAVIISKRPCALLPEERKKQAARPKRKVNPDVCRGEKCMGCIKLGCPAISMKDGKAYISELLCVGCDLCIQVCPFGAIS, encoded by the coding sequence ATGGGTAAAAAGGAATTGCTATCTGGCAATGAAGCTATTGCCAGAGGCGCATGGGAGGCTGGTGTAAGGGTAGCAACAGCTTATCCAGGTACTCCATCTACGGAAATACTTGAAAATGTGGCAAAGTACAAGGAAATTTACGCAGAGTGGTCAACGAACGAAAAGGTTGCCTTTGAAGTAGCCCTTGGTGCAGCAATAGCAGGTGCAAGAAGCATGACTTCGATGAAGCACGTTGGCTTAAATGTGGCTGCTGATCCCTTATTTACCTCATCTTATACGGGAATTAATGCGGGCTTTGTAATAGTGACCTGTGACGACCCTGGAATGCACTCTTCTCAGAATGAACAAGATAATCGCAGATATGCCAAGTTCGCAAAGTTACCTCTTATTGAACCCTCTGATTCTCATGAAGCCAAGGATTTTTTCAAGGAGGCTTTTAAGATTTCCGAAATGTTTGATACCCCCGTGCTTTTCCGGATGACGACGCGCCTCTCACACTCAAAAACAGTAGTTGAACTCGGCGAGAGAGAAGAGGTTCCACTTAAGAATTATGTCAAAGATTTCCGCAAGTATGTTATTTTGCCGTCAAACGCCAGGGTAAGGCATTATGTGGTGGAGGAGCGGTTGAAGAAGCTCCAGGAGTTTGCTTCTCAAACCAATCTGAACAGAATTGAAGAGGGGGACCCCTCTCTTGGGATCGTGACCAGTGGGATTTCTTACCAGTACGCCAAAGAGGTTTTCCCGGAGGCAACTTTTCTAAAGCTGGGAATGTCTTATCCTTTCCCCGTAGACCTTTTCAAAAAGTTTGCTAATATGGTTAAAAGAATTATAGTAATAGAGGAGAATGAACCTTTTCTTGAAGAAGAGATCAAAATTCTTGGTTACACTGGGGTTGAAGGCAAGAAGTACATACCCCTTTGCGATGAGCTTTCCCCTGAGGTTGTGAGAAAGGGAGTGCTTGGTGCAGAATTACCACATCCTGAACCCTTGAAGTCGGTTGCGAGGCCCCCTGTATTCTGTGCAGGGTGCCCACACACCGGGATTTTTTACAATTTGTGGAGATTAAAGGCTACGGTGACGGGAGATATCGGATGCTATACCTTAGGTGCACTGCCTCCCTATGAATCTATTGACACCACAATCTGTATGGGAGCCGGAATTACCAATGCCTTTGGTTTTGAACTGGCGAGGGGGAAGGATTTTTCGAAGAAGCTCTTCGGGGTGATTGGCGATTCTACTTTTCTTCACACAGGTATTCCAGGGCTTATTGACATAGTTTATAACAAGGGTATCACGAAGATCATTATCCTTGATAATCGTATAACCGCTATGACGGGGCATCAGGACCATCCGGGGACCGGTAAAACTGCAAAGGGAGAACCAACAAAGGCTGTAGATATAAAGGAAATTGTAAAGGCTTGCGGTATAGATAAGGTTTATGAAGTTGATCCTCACAACTTAAGAGGGACAAGGGATGTACTCAAGGAAGTTATGGAGCTGGATGAGCCAGCTGTGATAATCTCAAAGAGGCCCTGTGCATTACTTCCAGAGGAACGAAAGAAACAGGCGGCAAGGCCTAAGCGAAAGGTTAATCCTGATGTATGTAGAGGAGAAAAGTGTATGGGGTGTATAAAGCTCGGCTGCCCTGCGATCAGCATGAAGGATGGGAAGGCTTACATTTCTGAGCTTCTTTGTGTTGGTTGCGATCTTTGCATTCAGGTTTGTCCCTTTGGTGCAATATCTTAG
- the rplQ gene encoding 50S ribosomal protein L17 has translation MRHLKKVKKLGMVKEHREAVLRNQVMSLIIHGRIKTTLPKAKETRRLIEKLITIAKKNDLASIRLAARYLNNDRRILERLFKEIAPLFKDKNGGYTRILRLPPRKGDNAQMAILELLEQPQKPFELKAEG, from the coding sequence ATGAGGCACCTTAAAAAAGTTAAAAAGCTTGGGATGGTTAAAGAACATAGAGAAGCTGTTTTAAGAAACCAGGTTATGTCACTTATAATTCACGGCAGAATTAAGACTACCCTTCCTAAGGCTAAAGAGACGCGAAGACTCATTGAAAAGTTAATAACCATTGCGAAGAAAAATGACCTTGCATCCATAAGGTTGGCTGCAAGGTACTTAAATAATGACAGAAGGATCCTTGAGAGACTTTTCAAGGAAATAGCCCCTCTATTTAAAGATAAGAATGGGGGGTATACCAGGATTTTGAGGCTCCCACCCAGGAAGGGAGACAATGCACAAATGGCGATTCTGGAGCTCCTTGAACAACCACAAAAACCTTTTGAACTTAAAGCGGAAGGCTGA